From Haemorhous mexicanus isolate bHaeMex1 chromosome 2, bHaeMex1.pri, whole genome shotgun sequence, the proteins below share one genomic window:
- the ADAMTS1 gene encoding A disintegrin and metalloproteinase with thrombospondin motifs 1: MRSGGRLPALAPVLAALLGLCSAERRALVLPRRLGAPGARERFRLEAFGERLTLELEPDSSFLAPDFTLQYLGGPPPPPEDDLSRCFYSGTVNRDPGSAAALSLCAGLRGAFSLRGRQYLIQPAPGTAHRHGPHLLRLRGAPRAAPAARCAVAEAGAGTEGPEPAEPAETKSRRKKRFVSSPRYVETMLVADQSMAEFHGSGLKHYLLTLLSVAAKLYKHPSIRNSISLVVVKIMVIYEERKGPDISSNAALTLRNFCSWQKQHNPPSDRHAEHYDTAILFTRQDLCGAKTCDTLGMADVGTVCDLNRSCSIIEDDGLQAAFTTAHELGHVFNMPHDDAKQCAGINGMSRDFHMMASMLSNLDRSQPWSPCSAYMITTFLDNGHGECLLDKPHRPIQLPSDLPGTLYDANRQCQFTFGDESKHCPDAASTCTTLWCTGTSGGLLVCQTKHFPWADGTSCGEGKWCMNGKCVNKTEKKHYDTPVHGGWGSWGAWGECSRSCGGGVQYSFRECDNPVPRNGGKYCEGKRVQYRSCNIEDCPDNNGKTFREEQCEKHNEFSKSAFGSGPAVEWTPKFAGVSPKDRCKLVCRAKGTGYFFVLQPKVVDGTPCSPDSTSVCVQGQCVKAGCDRTIGSNKKFDKCGICGGNGSTCKKVSGTLVRAKPGYHDVVTIPAGATNIEVKQRNHRGARHDGSFLAIKAADGTYVLNGDYTLSTLEQDITYKGSVLRYSGSSATLERIRSFSPLKEPLTIQVLTVGDLPQPKIKFTYFVKKPAQPGADKAAAAGRKKESFNAIREIISSEWVIEEWGECSKSCGSGWQRRAVECRDPRGRPAADCARELKPSNLRPCADVPCPQWQLGDWSPCSKTCGKGFKKRLLKCVSSDGSVLPQESCEPSKKPKHLIDFCNATDCS, encoded by the exons ATGAGGAGCGGGGGGCGGCTGCCGGCGCTGGCGCCGGTGCTGGCGgcgctgctggggctgtgcagcgCCGAGCGCAGGGCGCTGGTGCTGCCGCGGCGCCTGGGCGCGCCCGGCGCCCGAGAGCGCTTCCGCCTGGAGGCCTTCGGGGAGCGCCTGACGCTGGAGCTGGAGCCCGACAGCAGCTTCCTGGCCCCGGACTTCACCCTGCAGTACCTGGgcgggccgccgccgccgcccgagGACGACCTCTCCCGCTGCTTCTACTCCGGCACCGTGAACCGGGACCCTGGCTCAGCGGCCGCGCTCAGCCTGTGCGCGGGGCTGCGCGGCGCCTTCTCGCTGCGGGGCCGCCAGTACCTGATCCAGCCCGCGCCCGGCACCGCGCACCGCCACGGGCCGCACCTCCTGCGCCTCCGCGGCGCCCCgcgggccgcccccgccgcccgctGCGCCGTGGCCGAGGCGGGAGCCGGGACGGAGGGGCCCGAGCCCGCCGAGCCCGCAG AAAcgaaaagcaggagaaaaaagaggtTCGTGTCCAGCCCCCGCTACGTGGAGACCATGCTGGTGGCCGACCAGTCCATGGCTGAGTTCCATGGCAGCGGGCTGAAGCACTACCTGCTGACCCTGCTCTCCGTGGCCGCCAAGCTGTACAAGCACCCCAGCATCCGCAACTCCATCAGCCTGGTGGTGGTCAAGATCATGGTCATCTACGAGGAGCGCAAGGGCCCGGACATCTCCTCCAATGCCGCCCTGACTCTGAGGAACttctgcagctggcagaagcagcacaaCCCGCCCAGCGACCGGCACGCTGAGCACTACGACACGGCCATCCTCTTCAccaggcag GACCTGTGTGGTGCCAAGACATGTGATACTCTTGGGATGGCTGATGTGGGAACAGTTTGTGATCTAAACCGCAGTTGCTCTATCATAGAAGACGATGGTTTGCAGGCTGCCTTCACAACAGCCCACGAATTAG gcCACGTGTTTAACATGCCTCATGACGATGCAAAGCAGTGTGCTGGCATCAATGGAATGAGCCGGGATTTCCACATGATGGCATCCATGCTCTCCAACCTGGACCGCAGCCAGCCCTGGTCTCCATGCAGTGCCTACATGATTACAACATTTTTGGATAACGGTCATG GGGAGTGCTTGTTGGACAAGCCCCACAGGCCCATCCAGCTGCCTTCGGACTTGCCTGGCACGCTGTACGATGCCAACAGGCAGTGCCAGTTCACGTTTGGAGATGAGTCCAAGCACTGCCCCGACGCAGCCAGTACGTGCACGACGCTGTGGTGCACGGGCACCTCGGGAGGGCTGCTGGTGTGCCAAACCAAACACTTCCCCTGGGCAGACGGCACCAGCTGCGGGGAAGGGAAGTGGTGCATGAATGGCAAGTGTGTGAATAAGACTGAGAAGAAGCATTATGAT ACGCCAGTGCACgggggctgggggtcctggggggcatgGGGCGAGTGCTCCCGGAGCTGTGGCGGGGGAGTGCAGTATTCCTTCCGGGAATGCGACAACCCTGTCCCGAGGAACGGGGGCAAGTACTGCGAAGGGAAGCGGGTGCAGTACAGGTCCTGTAACATCGAGGACTGCCCTGACAACAACG GCAAAACGTTCAGGGAGGAGCAGTGTGAAAAGCACAACGAGTTTTCCAAGTCTGCCTTTGGAAGTGGACCTGCAGTGGAGTGGACACCCAAGTTTGCTGGTGTGTCTCCAAAGGACAGATGCAAGCTGGTTTGCAGAGCCAAAGGAACGGGATATTTCTTTGTTCTACAGCCAAAG GTGGTGGATGGCACCCCGTGCAGCCCCGACTCCACGTCCGTGTGCGTGCAGGGGCAGTGTGTGAAGGCCGGCTGCGACCGCACCATCGGCTCCAACAAGAAGTTCGACAAGTGCGGCATCTGCGGGGGCAACGGCTCCACCTGCAAGAAGGTGTCTGGCACCCTCGTTAGAGCCAA ACCTGGCTACCACGACGTGGTCACCATCCCGGCGGGGGCCACCAACATCGAGGTGAAGCAGCGGAACCACCGGGGCGCGCGGCACGACGGCAGCTTCCTGGCCATCAAAGCCGCCGACGGCACCTACGTCCTCAACGGCGACTACACGCTGTCCACGCTGGAGCAGGACATCACCTACAAGGGCAGCGTGCTGCGCTACAGCGGCTCCTCGGCCACCCTGGAGCGCATCCGCAGCTTCAGCCCGCTGAAGGAGCCGCTGACCATCCAGGTGCTGACGGTGGGGGACCTGCCACAGCCCAAGATCAAGTTCACCTACTTCGTGAAGAAGCCGGCGCAGCCCGGCGCGGAcaaggcggcggcggcgggcaggAAGAAAGAATCCTTCAATGCCATCAGGGAGATCATCTCCTCGGAGTGGGTGATCGAGGAGTGGGGCGAGTGCTCCAAGTCGTGCGGCTCGGGCTGGCAGCGGCGTGCTGTGGAGTGCCGGGACCCGCGGGGCCGGCCGGCCGCCGACTGCGCCCGCGAGCTGAAGCCCAGCAACCTGCGGCCCTGCGCCGACGTGCCCTGCCCGCAGTGGCAGCTCGGGGACTGGTCCCCCTGCTCCAAGACGTGTGGGAAAGGCTTCAAGAAGAGGTTGTTGAAATGTGTCTCTTCCGACGGCAGCGTGctgccccaagaaagctgtgaGCCCTCCAAGAAGCCCAAGCACCTGATAGACTTCTGCAATGCCACAGACTGCAGCTAG